In candidate division KSB1 bacterium, the following are encoded in one genomic region:
- a CDS encoding VTT domain-containing protein, which translates to MTHLLDNFGLPGLMVFCFFAATVLPVSSEAALVAALALKMPALPALAFATIGNCSGIAFNYWMGSQVEEKLLHQHLQKQSLARAYGMMQRWGQWSLLLSWLPVIGDPITYLAGALRLNFYLFILVASTLRFLRYLAVAGFF; encoded by the coding sequence ATGACACACCTCCTCGACAATTTCGGCCTTCCCGGCTTGATGGTATTCTGTTTTTTTGCGGCAACGGTTTTGCCGGTCAGCTCAGAAGCGGCGCTGGTTGCGGCGTTGGCGCTGAAAATGCCGGCCCTGCCGGCGCTGGCTTTCGCCACCATCGGCAACTGTTCCGGCATTGCTTTCAATTATTGGATGGGATCGCAGGTCGAAGAAAAATTGTTGCACCAACATTTGCAAAAGCAGTCGTTGGCGCGAGCTTATGGAATGATGCAGCGGTGGGGACAATGGTCGCTACTGCTGTCGTGGCTGCCGGTGATCGGTGATCCAATTACATATCTCGCCGGGGCCTTGCGATTGAATTTTTATTTGTTTATATTGGTTGCCTCAACCCTGCGTTTTTTGCGGTATCTCGCAGTCGCCGGTTTTTTCTAA
- a CDS encoding heavy-metal-associated domain-containing protein, with product MQKIMVLILTLSVLLVACQKSEQTATASQADIKVPTIQCEICAKNVKTALEALQGVKTASVDLTTKVAQVSFDPGNLTLADLENAIAKAGYDANDTKRDPLAYEDLDACCKLPEDR from the coding sequence ATGCAGAAGATCATGGTTCTCATCCTCACACTCAGTGTTTTGCTTGTCGCTTGCCAAAAATCCGAGCAGACCGCAACCGCCTCGCAGGCCGACATCAAAGTGCCGACGATTCAGTGCGAAATCTGCGCGAAAAACGTCAAAACGGCTTTGGAAGCGCTGCAAGGCGTGAAAACGGCCTCAGTCGATCTCACTACGAAGGTGGCGCAGGTCAGTTTCGATCCGGGCAATCTCACTCTGGCGGACTTGGAAAATGCCATTGCGAAAGCAGGTTATGACGCGAACGACACCAAACGCGACCCGCTGGCCTATGAAGATTTGGATGCTTGTTGCAAGCTTCCTGAGGATCGTTGA